A stretch of Mesorhizobium sp. M2A.F.Ca.ET.046.03.2.1 DNA encodes these proteins:
- a CDS encoding FAD-dependent oxidoreductase produces MTLPSHAEIVVIGGGIIGCSTAYHLARDHKADVVLLEQGKLTSGSTWHAAGLVGQLRSSASITRVLKYSVELYKGLEAETGLATGWKMTGCLRLATNADRWTEFKRLATTAKSFGMDMQLLSPAEVKRMWPLMETGDLVGASWLPTDGQASPSDIAQSLAKGARMHGAKLFEDLRVTGFTMKDGRITAVKTSKGDIACDKVVNCAGQWARQVGAMAGINVPLQPVKHQYIITERIEGLANDAPTIRDPDRRTYFKEEVGGLVMGGYEPNPQAWATGLPGGDVPNDWEFRLFDDDYDHFEQHMSQAIERVPALAHVGVKQMINGPESFTPDGNFILGVAPECANMFVGAGFNAFGIASGGGAGWVLAQWVVDGEAPLDLWVVDIRRFSSLHRDRDWVRDRTLEAYGKHYTIGFPHEEYLSGRPRIVSPLYERLKTHRAVFGSKLGWERPNWFAPDGTAAEDVYSMGRQNWFGPVGDEHRHVREKVGLFDQSSFAKYELTGSDALKALDWICANDVNKPVGRLTYTQLLNTRGGIEADLTVSRLGEERFYIVTGTGFRTHDLSWISDHIGSGLDARLTDVTEEYGTLSLMGPRARDVLSAVTDADVSNAAFPFGHAREIAIAGHTVKALRITYVGELGWELHVPIAATGEVFDVLMAAGKAHGIRPVGYRALESLRLEKGYRAWGSDITPNDTPLEAGLGWAVKLRKNTDFVGRKALENATGKPPTKRFAGFTVDEPEVVLVGRETILRNGEAVGYLTSGGYGYTVEKNIGYGYVRNADGVGDEFLASGDYELVVAMERTPAKIHLEAMYDPAGKRVKA; encoded by the coding sequence ATGACCTTGCCCAGCCATGCCGAAATCGTCGTCATCGGCGGCGGCATCATCGGCTGTTCCACCGCCTATCATCTGGCGCGCGACCACAAGGCCGATGTGGTGCTGCTCGAGCAGGGCAAGCTGACCTCGGGCTCGACCTGGCACGCCGCCGGCCTGGTCGGGCAGTTGCGCTCGTCGGCCTCGATCACGCGCGTGCTCAAATATTCGGTCGAGCTCTACAAGGGCCTCGAGGCCGAGACCGGCCTGGCGACCGGCTGGAAGATGACCGGCTGCCTGAGGCTCGCGACCAATGCCGACCGCTGGACCGAGTTCAAGCGGCTGGCAACGACGGCCAAAAGCTTCGGCATGGACATGCAGCTTCTGTCGCCGGCGGAAGTGAAGCGCATGTGGCCGCTGATGGAAACGGGCGACCTGGTCGGCGCCTCGTGGCTGCCAACCGACGGGCAGGCAAGCCCCTCCGACATCGCCCAGTCGCTCGCCAAGGGCGCGCGAATGCATGGCGCGAAACTGTTCGAGGACCTGCGCGTCACCGGCTTTACGATGAAGGACGGCCGCATCACGGCGGTGAAGACTTCCAAGGGCGACATCGCCTGCGACAAGGTGGTGAACTGCGCCGGGCAGTGGGCAAGGCAGGTCGGCGCGATGGCCGGCATCAACGTGCCGCTGCAGCCGGTCAAGCATCAGTATATCATCACCGAGAGGATCGAAGGGCTGGCGAACGACGCGCCGACGATCCGCGACCCCGACCGCCGCACCTATTTCAAGGAGGAGGTCGGCGGACTGGTGATGGGCGGCTATGAGCCCAACCCGCAGGCCTGGGCAACCGGGCTTCCCGGCGGCGACGTGCCCAACGACTGGGAGTTCCGCCTGTTCGACGACGATTACGATCATTTCGAACAGCATATGAGCCAGGCAATCGAGCGCGTGCCGGCGCTCGCCCATGTCGGCGTCAAACAGATGATCAACGGGCCGGAAAGCTTCACGCCGGACGGCAACTTCATCCTCGGCGTGGCGCCGGAATGCGCCAATATGTTCGTCGGCGCGGGCTTCAACGCCTTCGGCATCGCGTCGGGCGGCGGCGCCGGCTGGGTGCTGGCGCAATGGGTGGTCGACGGCGAGGCGCCGCTCGATTTGTGGGTGGTCGACATCAGACGTTTCTCCAGCCTGCACCGCGACCGCGACTGGGTCCGCGACCGCACGCTGGAGGCCTATGGCAAGCATTACACGATCGGTTTCCCGCACGAAGAGTATCTCTCGGGACGGCCACGCATCGTCTCGCCGCTCTATGAGCGGCTGAAGACGCATCGCGCGGTGTTCGGCTCCAAGCTTGGCTGGGAGCGGCCGAACTGGTTTGCGCCCGACGGCACAGCCGCCGAGGACGTCTATTCGATGGGCCGCCAGAACTGGTTCGGCCCGGTCGGCGACGAGCACCGGCATGTGCGCGAGAAGGTCGGCCTTTTCGACCAATCCTCCTTTGCCAAATACGAGCTGACCGGAAGCGACGCGCTGAAGGCGCTCGACTGGATCTGCGCCAACGACGTCAACAAGCCGGTCGGACGGCTGACCTACACGCAGCTTCTCAACACGCGCGGCGGCATCGAGGCCGACCTCACCGTGTCGCGGCTCGGCGAGGAGCGGTTCTACATCGTCACCGGCACCGGCTTCCGCACGCATGACCTGTCCTGGATAAGCGACCATATCGGCTCCGGCCTCGACGCCAGGCTGACCGACGTCACGGAGGAGTACGGCACGCTCTCGCTGATGGGACCGCGCGCCCGCGACGTGCTGTCGGCGGTGACCGATGCCGACGTTTCGAACGCCGCCTTCCCCTTCGGCCATGCCCGCGAGATCGCAATCGCCGGGCACACCGTGAAGGCGCTGCGCATCACCTATGTCGGCGAGCTCGGCTGGGAGCTGCATGTGCCGATCGCCGCCACCGGCGAGGTTTTTGATGTACTGATGGCGGCGGGCAAGGCACACGGCATTCGCCCGGTCGGCTACCGGGCGCTGGAGTCGCTGCGACTGGAAAAAGGTTATCGCGCCTGGGGTTCCGACATCACGCCGAACGACACGCCGCTGGAGGCGGGGCTTGGCTGGGCGGTGAAGCTTCGCAAGAACACCGACTTCGTCGGACGCAAGGCGCTGGAGAACGCGACCGGCAAGCCGCCGACGAAACGCTTTGCCGGCTTCACGGTGGATGAGCCAGAGGTCGTGCTGGTCGGGCGGGAGACGATCCTGCGCAATGGCGAAGCTGTCGGCTACCTCACCAGCGGCGGCTACGGCTACACGGTCGAGAAGAACATCGGCTACGGCTATGTGCGCAATGCCGACGGCGTCGGCGACGAGTTCCTCGCCTCCGGCGACTACGAGCTGGTGGTGGCGATGGAACGCACGCCGGCAAAGATCCATCTCGAGGCGATGTACGACCCGGCCGGGAAGAGGGTAAAGGCTTGA
- a CDS encoding phosphotransferase family protein has translation MSAEDRIRALPCWNGSIEIEPLPGGLSNANFVVTDAAGRHVVRFGQDFPFHHVFREREVMTARAAHAAGFAPAVHYAEPGILVTAFLGAKTFLAEDVRANLGRVAALLRGFHREMPSHVSGAGFMFWVFHVIRDYARTLDEGGSRKTDQLPRYLALADELERAQKLLPIVFGHNDLLPANILDDGKRLWLIDFEYAGFNTAMFDLAGAASNAGLSDDESFAFLTAYFMKEPDSEIRRSHAAMQCASLLREAMWSMVSELYLDAPGIDYVAYTEENLVRLDAALENYRTKYGTKP, from the coding sequence GTGAGCGCCGAAGACCGCATCCGCGCCCTGCCGTGCTGGAACGGCAGTATCGAGATCGAGCCGCTGCCGGGCGGCCTCAGCAACGCCAATTTTGTCGTCACGGATGCCGCGGGGCGGCATGTCGTGCGCTTCGGCCAGGACTTTCCGTTCCACCACGTCTTTCGCGAGCGCGAGGTGATGACGGCGCGGGCCGCGCATGCTGCTGGATTCGCGCCGGCCGTGCATTATGCCGAGCCCGGCATCCTGGTGACGGCGTTTCTCGGGGCAAAGACCTTTCTCGCCGAGGATGTGCGGGCCAATCTTGGCCGCGTGGCGGCGCTGCTGCGCGGCTTCCATCGCGAGATGCCGAGCCATGTCTCCGGCGCCGGCTTCATGTTCTGGGTGTTCCACGTCATCCGCGACTATGCGCGCACGCTTGACGAAGGCGGCAGCCGCAAGACGGATCAGTTGCCGCGCTATCTAGCGCTGGCCGACGAGCTCGAGCGGGCGCAAAAACTGCTGCCGATCGTCTTCGGCCACAACGATCTTTTGCCGGCCAATATCCTGGACGACGGCAAGCGGCTGTGGCTAATCGATTTCGAATATGCCGGCTTCAACACGGCGATGTTCGATCTCGCGGGCGCCGCCTCCAATGCCGGCCTGAGCGACGATGAATCCTTCGCCTTCCTGACCGCCTATTTCATGAAGGAGCCGGACAGCGAGATCCGCCGCTCGCACGCCGCCATGCAATGCGCCTCGCTGCTGCGCGAGGCGATGTGGAGCATGGTCTCCGAGCTTTATCTCGACGCGCCCGGCATCGACTATGTCGCCTATACCGAGGAAAACCTCGTCCGGCTCGACGCCGCGCTGGAGAACTACCGGACGAAATACGGGACCAAGCCATGA
- a CDS encoding phosphotransferase family protein yields MTDELRAALAAIPVLASYDGPLERLGGLTNRVYRAGDVCLRIPGKGTEEYINRANEAVAAREAASAGVSPLVLYADPASGVMATRFIAGAETMSPEKFKARPGSPARAGEAFRKLHSSGAVFPFRFELFAMIDDYLKVLSTKDVALPAGYHDVVREAGAVRAALAAQAIPLAACHCDPLCENFLDTGERMWIVDWEYSGMNDPLWDLGDLSVEGRFDAAQDEELMRAYFGGEARPAERGRVVIYKAMCDLLWTLWGLIQLANDNPADDFRAYADGRFARCKALMETAEFSRHLAAVRLD; encoded by the coding sequence ATGACCGACGAGCTGCGCGCTGCGCTGGCGGCCATTCCGGTGCTGGCGAGCTATGATGGGCCGCTGGAGCGGCTCGGCGGTCTGACCAACAGGGTCTACAGGGCGGGTGACGTGTGCCTGCGCATCCCCGGCAAGGGCACCGAGGAGTACATCAACCGCGCCAACGAGGCGGTGGCGGCGCGTGAGGCGGCCAGCGCCGGCGTCAGCCCGCTGGTGCTTTATGCCGATCCGGCGTCCGGTGTGATGGCGACGCGCTTCATCGCCGGCGCCGAGACGATGTCGCCCGAAAAATTCAAGGCGCGGCCGGGCAGCCCGGCGCGGGCTGGCGAGGCCTTCCGAAAGCTCCACTCTTCGGGTGCGGTGTTTCCCTTCCGGTTCGAGCTGTTCGCGATGATCGACGACTATCTCAAGGTCCTGTCGACCAAGGACGTGGCGCTGCCGGCCGGCTATCACGACGTGGTGCGCGAGGCAGGCGCGGTGCGCGCGGCGCTTGCCGCGCAGGCCATCCCGCTTGCCGCCTGCCATTGCGATCCGCTGTGCGAGAACTTCCTCGATACGGGCGAGCGGATGTGGATCGTCGACTGGGAATATTCCGGCATGAACGATCCGCTATGGGACCTCGGCGACCTCTCGGTCGAGGGCAGGTTCGATGCCGCGCAGGACGAGGAACTGATGCGCGCTTATTTCGGCGGCGAGGCGCGGCCGGCCGAGCGGGGCCGCGTCGTCATCTACAAGGCGATGTGCGACCTTTTGTGGACGCTGTGGGGCCTGATCCAGCTCGCCAACGACAATCCGGCCGACGATTTCCGCGCCTATGCCGACGGCCGCTTCGCCCGCTGCAAGGCGCTGATGGAGACGGCGGAGTTTTCGCGGCACCTCGCCGCCGTGCGCCTGGACTAG
- a CDS encoding DUF805 domain-containing protein, with amino-acid sequence MGSFSIWHWLIILIIIGLPLLFVLRAPPAGVNRFGDTPPSMNFGEAIASFFRNYVNFSGRASRSEFWYSYLFIIIVAVLMGIVDIFVGNEAVSSLWNLAVLLPTLAMTARRLHDINRSGWHQLLAGFFPIGTIALLIWYCKKSDETGSLNEIQRVFR; translated from the coding sequence ATGGGCAGTTTCTCGATATGGCATTGGCTCATAATTCTGATCATTATCGGCTTGCCATTGTTGTTTGTCTTGAGGGCACCGCCGGCCGGCGTCAATCGCTTCGGTGACACGCCGCCGTCGATGAACTTTGGTGAAGCGATTGCAAGCTTTTTCCGAAATTATGTGAACTTTTCCGGCAGGGCCAGTCGCTCGGAGTTCTGGTATTCCTACCTCTTCATAATCATCGTCGCCGTTCTTATGGGGATAGTCGATATCTTTGTGGGAAACGAAGCCGTTTCGTCGCTTTGGAATCTTGCCGTTCTTCTGCCGACACTTGCCATGACCGCGCGCCGGCTGCATGACATCAACAGAAGCGGCTGGCATCAGCTGCTTGCGGGGTTCTTCCCCATCGGCACCATCGCGCTGCTCATCTGGTATTGCAAAAAGTCCGACGAAACAGGGTCGTTGAACGAGATACAAAGGGTTTTCAGGTAA
- a CDS encoding class I SAM-dependent methyltransferase — MTDGKHSGSLSAAYAAKRPDEVAAIYDRWSETYDADMSAAGYRHPTICLALLARHLPRGAEPLLDAGAGTGLIGEWLAITGYPRVEALDISQGMLDKAGAKGVYTALHRLAMGDTLPFADGAYAGIISAGVFTSGHVGVEGLDELIRICRPGGVIVLTVKNTLWDAGFEERIAGLEARGTLSRLEETRPYASMPGETDTVPSRGLVLRVN, encoded by the coding sequence ATGACGGACGGCAAGCATAGCGGCTCGCTAAGCGCGGCCTACGCGGCGAAGCGGCCGGATGAGGTCGCCGCGATCTATGACCGCTGGTCCGAGACCTACGATGCCGACATGTCGGCCGCCGGCTATCGCCATCCGACGATCTGTCTGGCGCTGCTTGCCCGCCACCTGCCGCGCGGCGCCGAACCCTTGCTCGATGCCGGCGCCGGCACCGGCCTGATCGGCGAGTGGCTCGCCATCACCGGCTATCCGCGGGTCGAGGCGCTCGACATCTCGCAAGGCATGCTGGACAAGGCCGGCGCCAAGGGCGTCTACACGGCGCTGCATCGCCTGGCGATGGGCGACACGCTGCCTTTCGCCGACGGCGCCTATGCCGGCATCATTTCGGCGGGCGTCTTCACCTCGGGCCATGTCGGCGTCGAAGGCCTGGACGAGCTGATCCGCATCTGCCGTCCAGGTGGCGTCATCGTGCTGACCGTCAAGAACACGCTGTGGGATGCCGGCTTTGAGGAGCGCATCGCTGGGCTGGAAGCGCGCGGCACCCTAAGCCGCCTCGAAGAGACGCGGCCCTACGCCTCGATGCCTGGCGAAACCGATACCGTGCCGAGCCGGGGCTTGGTGCTGCGCGTCAACTGA